A segment of the Xenorhabdus bovienii SS-2004 genome:
TCAATCTGGCAGAACGGCGTGGAATGCTCACCTATTTCAACCACAAAATGACTCAATTAGTTCAAGATGAATACGGTTGGCAGTTGCATATTGAGCACCAGGGGCAATCACTGCACAAAAACCACAGGGTCGTTATCATTGCTAATGGACACTGCCTGACGCAATTTGCACAAACTGAAAAACTGCCCGTTACTGCTGTTCGTGGACAAGTCAGCCATATCCCGACCACTACCCGTCTCAGTCAACTGAAAAACGTACTGTGTTACGATGGCTATCTGACTCCTGCGAATCCTCAAAATCAACATCATTGTATCGGTGCCAGCTATCAGCGAGGGAACGTTGATACTCAGTATTCTCCCGCAGAACAGCAAGAAAATCGTGATCGTTTATTAAAATCTTTACCCGATGTCGATTGGGTGAAACAAGTCAATATTTCAGAAGCGAAATCCCGTCAAGGGATACGATGTGTTATTCGGGATCATATGCCGATGGTAGGCAATGTACCTATTTTCAGTCAAATTATGGTCAAATATGCTGGTTTATCTCAAAGGATAAACACTGATGAGACAATTGAAGAATCTCCTTATTATCCTGATTTATTTGTTATTGGTGCATTAGGTTCCCGTGGATTATGTTCTGCTCCGTTGAGCGCAGAATTACTCGCAGGGCAGATTTTTGGGGAAGCTCTACCACTTGATGATGAAACATTGGCGGCCTTGCACCCAAACCGATTCTGGGTCAGAAAATTATTACGAGGCAGGGAAGTTAAAGCTGGAAAACCTTAAATCACACACTATAAAGTCATATATCTGCATCAGGCACAGTCAAACAGTGTTTGGTGCAGAGTAACAACCCGCAGTCTCTATTCTCAAAACTCAATCGTGATAATCTGTTGTAACAACCAAACGCTTCATCGCACAGCGTTGATTTTCTGCAAACCCGTATTCAATTTCACGTTGCAGGATCTGACACAAAGCACCAGCAATTTGTCGAGGTTCTAAGATAAAAAACCCCAGTCGCCGATAAAATGGGGCGTTCCAGTTTATATGACGAAAAGTTGTCAATGTGACAGCCTGAAAGCCGCGCTGCTCAGCGACCTGAATAACGGTATCAATCAACGCTTTTCCTATACCTTTCTTCTGCCAATCCCTATGCACCGAGAGTTCCATAATATGTAAGCCATCATCCAGCGGTTTTGCCAGAATAAAACCGACAGGCTGATTATCGCCATTCAAGGCAACCCAACTATTCTGTTGCAAAATATAATCTAAATGCTGCTGTTCCGTTTGGGTATGGCCATCAGCAATCCATGCCAATTCAGGTGTCGAGAGAAATAGCTGGCTCGCTGACCGTTCTATTGCTGGTAATACTCCTGCATCTAATATCTGTGTTGGACGAATAAAAAACATGCCTTCCCTCTCAATTTGTTAAAGACATTTATATATCCTGATAAATTTAATATCCTATTTTATTTAACCTTAAAAAATAAATTAACATTTATATATTTACAGATGATAATTACACCAACATAACAGAAAAAATAAAGGGGCTATATGAATAACCCCACATATAAGTTATTTATAATCAATTAATTGGTCTTTCGCACTATCCAGTAGATTTTGCCATGTCGATAAAACCAAAACCTGATCTGGTGGAGCCAGCTCTCCTGCCCTGATCGCCCTATGGATGCTCTCTTCAACACGCTGATGAAGCTGTTCAATGGTATTAGCGCCTTCTTGTTCCAACTCAGCAACAGCCAATGTCAGATGCCCACGGAGGTATCCACCAGCAAATAATTCGTCATCACTGGCATGTTCAACCATGTTATCTATATGTGCCAGAATGCGTGTTTCAAACTCTGCGAGCATTATATTTCCTCAAAATCAAATATCAGTTAGCAAAAGGATTTTCCGGACAAGGAAAGTGTTCTGCTGTCAGTGAGGGCGTATTGTAGAACGAGTGCAGTCCTTGAATAAAGCGCGCTGCTCGTGTGGGTATTCCGTTTTCAAGATATGCGATAACTTGTGTATGAACTTTACGCTGAAAAGCAAAGCGATCTGGCTCACAATCCCCTTCAAGATTGTCACAACTGACGTTGAAAGGAAAACCCGCTGCCATACAGAATAGCCATTCCAGTGCCTGTGGTTTGATTTCGACTTGCTCAAACTCAGACTGAGTTTGGGCATCACGCCCATCAGGGCAGTACCAGTAACCAAAATCGACCCGTTTGCGACGCTCTTTACCCGCAATGCACCAATGCGATATTTCATGCAAACCACTGGCATAAAAACCGTGGGCAAACACTACCCGATTATAGCCGACTTGATCATCTACAGGCAGATAAATCGGCTCGTCATCACCTTTTATTAAACGGGTGTTACAGTCATCGCTAAAGCAATTATCAAAAATTTCAATGAGTTGTTGATAGTGATGTGCAGTCATGAGTTAAGGCAGGATCCTAAAATCAAAAATAAAATGCTAACCAAGAGCGGATAGTATCGCCATGATGGTCATGGAGTAGTTTGATACTCATCAGAAAAGAAATTGTTACCAGCATCGGACGGATCATTTTTTGCCCTCGGCTCAGGACTAAACCCGCTCCTAGCCGAGCACCAATCGCTTGCCCTATTAGCATCACAAGACCCAATAGCCACAAGACCTGCCCACCAAGAATAAAAAAGCCCAGTGAACCTATATTGGATGCAAAATTCAGCACCTTCGCATGTGCCGTCGCTTTCGCCAGATTGTAACCGTA
Coding sequences within it:
- a CDS encoding YfcL family protein; amino-acid sequence: MLAEFETRILAHIDNMVEHASDDELFAGGYLRGHLTLAVAELEQEGANTIEQLHQRVEESIHRAIRAGELAPPDQVLVLSTWQNLLDSAKDQLIDYK
- a CDS encoding elongation factor P hydroxylase, encoding MTAHHYQQLIEIFDNCFSDDCNTRLIKGDDEPIYLPVDDQVGYNRVVFAHGFYASGLHEISHWCIAGKERRKRVDFGYWYCPDGRDAQTQSEFEQVEIKPQALEWLFCMAAGFPFNVSCDNLEGDCEPDRFAFQRKVHTQVIAYLENGIPTRAARFIQGLHSFYNTPSLTAEHFPCPENPFAN
- a CDS encoding GNAT family N-acetyltransferase, producing the protein MFFIRPTQILDAGVLPAIERSASQLFLSTPELAWIADGHTQTEQQHLDYILQQNSWVALNGDNQPVGFILAKPLDDGLHIMELSVHRDWQKKGIGKALIDTVIQVAEQRGFQAVTLTTFRHINWNAPFYRRLGFFILEPRQIAGALCQILQREIEYGFAENQRCAMKRLVVTTDYHD